The Acanthopagrus latus isolate v.2019 chromosome 6, fAcaLat1.1, whole genome shotgun sequence genome includes a region encoding these proteins:
- the npffl gene encoding pro-FMRFamide-related neuropeptide FF like — translation MDTAAVVTLLALVMATAGVSGALRIQGSLDKNDILPGSEENMVDHLLGLESENVDNSIDDRLLTAVLRALLLGSQRETRNSVLHQPQRFGRNSRAQVLSEDQIQSRDWEAAPGQLWSMAVPQRFGKK, via the exons ATGGACACAGCTGCGGTGGTGACTCTTCTGGCTCTGGTCATGGCGACGGCTGGCGTGAGCGGGGCTCTTCGTATCCAAGGCAGTCTGGACAAAAATGACATCCTGCCAGGCTCAGAAGAGAACATGGTCGACCACTTGCTGGGGCTG GAGAGTGAAAACGTAGATAACAGCATTGACGATCGCCTGCTGACCGCGGTGCTGAGAGCTCTGCTGCTCGGGTCCCAGAGAGAAACCAGGAACTCTGTCCTCCATCAACCACAGAG GTTTGGCCGCAACTCCAGAGCGCAGGTGCTGTCGGAGGATCAGATACAGTCCCGTGATTGGGAGGCCGCCCCAGGTCAGCTCTGGAGCATGGCTGTACCCCAGAGATTCGGCAAGAAATAA